TTGAAAGCGTAAACTCGGAGGATACTGCATGAATAAAACAATAAATTTTTCTCTTCCAAGAGAGCTCGAACCATTACGTTCTGAAATTGAAGATTCGTTACTGTCTGTGATTACTATATCGCTATGTAAACGCTCAACTACAATAACAGAGAGTAAATTTGCCGGTGAACCTTATTTACCCTATTATCAAACAGTTCCAAAGGACATTACTGGTGAAACGATGCGTTTATTAGCTCAAATAAATTTTGCAGAAATACCGACAATACAAAATTTTCCTACACAAGGTATTTTACAATTTTTTATTTCATCTAATATTTTTACCAATGCGGCACATTATAAGGAAGACATTTTTCAACAGTTCTATAAGGTACGATTTTACCCAACATTAGAAACAAAAACAGCCATGCCAACGCAAGAAAAACCTTCTGTGACGTCAGATGATTGGTTTCCTATTAAAGAAGAGTTATCGCTACAATTCCACTTCACACAGGAACCTGTCTCGGCTTTAGATT
This DNA window, taken from Lysinibacillus sp. FSL M8-0337, encodes the following:
- a CDS encoding YwqG family protein; translation: MNKTINFSLPRELEPLRSEIEDSLLSVITISLCKRSTTITESKFAGEPYLPYYQTVPKDITGETMRLLAQINFAEIPTIQNFPTQGILQFFISSNIFTNAAHYKEDIFQQFYKVRFYPTLETKTAMPTQEKPSVTSDDWFPIKEELSLQFHFTQEPVSALDYRAVHYLPSLICTPNHDVNLHEIYLQHFLGAGAKIGGYAYFLEEDIRHESHLLQRYDVLLLQIDSNDEFGIMWADSGVGKFFINRDKLLQQDFSDILFQWEHYV